One window from the genome of Nicotiana sylvestris chromosome 9, ASM39365v2, whole genome shotgun sequence encodes:
- the LOC104220366 gene encoding uncharacterized protein: MNRALPSPSQPSSSSVIQNVPLSIAEETESPPQKNHKIDEGGEKIGTETSIDDSMSFTDEEKVDDDTSSPLKTLIYSDYDSEEDYCPAGTKKMDKALWERYYKQIEESQATNYEVESVLKVNGGGCRDFIYYLTFSVKNGEHEVFQAKVVEDLNYNLEFPIVRPKVKAVNE, from the exons ATGAATCGTGCACTGCCTTCGCCGTCGCAGCCATCGTCGAGCTCAGTGATACAGAACGTGCCGTTGTCAATAGCAGAGGAAACGGAGTCCCCGCCGCAAAAGAATCATAAGATCGATGAAGGAGGTGAGAAGATCGGTACCGAAACTTCCATTGACGATAGCATGAGTTTCACTGATGAAGAAAAGGTTGATGATGATACGTCCAGTCCGCTAAAAACGCTTATTTATAGTGACTATGATTCAGAGGAAGATTATTGCCCAGCGGGCACAAAGAAGATGGATAAAGCCCTTTGGGAAAGGTACTACAAACAGATCGAGGAGAGCCAG GCCACCAATTATGAGGTCGAGAGCGTTTTGAAGGTGAATGGCGGTGGTTGTCGTGACTTTATTTACTATCTTACCTTTTCTGTCAAGAATGGCGAGCATGAAGTTTTTCAAGCAAAGGTGGTGGAAGATTTAAACTATAATTTGGAGTTTCCTATCGTCAGGCCGAAGGTTAAGGCTGTAAATGAGTAA